The nucleotide window TGTTCGCCATGATGATCGCTGGATTGCGCTTCAGAAGCTCTTCGGTAAGCGCTGGGAACCGGTCATACTTTCCGTCTGCATAGCGTTCGTCGAGGATATAGTGTTTGCCCTCAATCATGCCGTTTTCGCGCATGCCGTCCTTGAAGGCGAATACGATAGTTGCCTCCCCTTCCGGGCTGCCTGTCCATAGCCATGCGATACGCGGCGGAGCCTGAGCCCAACAGGGTACCGCGATCGCCAGAAGCATTGCAATGAAAATTTTTTTGATCGTAGTCATTCTTGCACCCCTCCCCCTTATCTATTTATCCCTGGTCTTGTAACGTCTCTGTGGTGAGCCACTGAAGATATTCGGCAGAGCCTTCAATAATAGAGAGCGCTATGATCTCAGGCACTGTGTAGGGATGAATCTCCTTTACCCTCTTTTCGAGGGTTCTGAAGAACGCCTGTTTTGTCTTCACGATCATAAGGACCTCTGCTTCGTCCTCGATCCTGCCGTGCCATTGATAGATGGAGCGGATGCCCCTGATGATGTTGACACAGGCGGCAAGCCTTGACCCTACAATGTCTTTGGCTATCTTTGCAGCCTCTTCTTCGTTTGGAGCTGTGATCAGGACAACAACAAATTCTGCCATGCCATCACCCCATCTTTATGGTATTGCCCGGCAGGGAGAAGGTCGCAGGGCATATGTGCTGCAATCGGCTTCGTTTAAGGAAGAAGCCTTATTTTCAGGCTAAAAGAAGAACTCCATCTGTTCAAGATGTTCGCCGGGAAAGTTGATAGGATAGATATTATCAAAACAGGCTGAGCAGTAGTTGTCTGCCTCAGGCACGATCTTTTTGAGGCCTTCAATGCCAAGATAGGCAAGGGAATCTGCAGTCACATATTTCCTGATCTCCTCGACATCATGGCTCGAT belongs to Nitrospirota bacterium and includes:
- a CDS encoding divalent-cation tolerance protein CutA, encoding MAEFVVVLITAPNEEEAAKIAKDIVGSRLAACVNIIRGIRSIYQWHGRIEDEAEVLMIVKTKQAFFRTLEKRVKEIHPYTVPEIIALSIIEGSAEYLQWLTTETLQDQG